In one Mycobacterium sp. NBC_00419 genomic region, the following are encoded:
- a CDS encoding S1C family serine protease, giving the protein MTDHSRYTPPQQPGHTTPNPHAAPGYSQHPQAGYQQQYDWRYATQQQQPQYRQPYDPYAALRQGNPATGPVLQPARQRSRAGALTAGALAIAVVSAGIGGTVVLLAHPDHQPVTSVTGAAPNGPANVPAANLPVGSVEQVAAKVVPSVVKLETEFGRQSEEGSGIILSSDGLILTNNHVVAAAMDKGPGGAPAAPPIIPGLPGAPGAPGAPGGPGGPGGPGGAAPGGAPTTTVTFADGRTAPFTVVGTDPASDIAVVRVQGISGLTPITLGSSANLRVGQDVVAIGSPLGLEGTVTTGIVSALNRPVATGGDVKNQNTVLDAIQTDAAINPGNSGGALVNMAGELVGVNSAIATIGGDSPDAQSGSIGLGFAIPVDQAKRIADELISTGTASHASLGVQVSNDTTTHGAKIVDVTKGGAADTAGLPSGVVVTKVDDRVIGSADALVAAVRSRAPGDKVTLTYIAPAGGDKTVQVTLGKAAQ; this is encoded by the coding sequence ATGACCGACCACTCGAGGTACACGCCGCCGCAGCAGCCCGGCCACACGACGCCGAATCCGCATGCGGCGCCGGGGTATTCCCAGCACCCTCAGGCCGGTTATCAGCAGCAGTACGACTGGCGCTACGCCACTCAGCAGCAGCAGCCGCAGTATCGGCAGCCCTACGACCCGTATGCCGCTCTCCGCCAAGGTAATCCGGCTACCGGGCCGGTGCTGCAGCCCGCCCGGCAGCGCTCGCGTGCGGGCGCCCTGACCGCGGGTGCGCTCGCGATCGCCGTGGTGTCGGCGGGTATCGGCGGCACCGTGGTGCTGCTGGCCCACCCGGACCACCAGCCGGTCACCAGCGTCACCGGCGCGGCGCCCAACGGCCCGGCCAACGTGCCGGCCGCCAACCTTCCGGTCGGCTCGGTGGAGCAGGTCGCCGCCAAGGTGGTGCCCAGTGTGGTCAAGCTCGAGACCGAGTTCGGCCGCCAGTCCGAGGAGGGCTCGGGCATCATCCTGTCCTCCGACGGGCTGATCCTGACCAATAACCACGTCGTTGCCGCGGCGATGGACAAAGGCCCGGGCGGCGCGCCTGCCGCACCGCCGATCATCCCGGGTCTGCCCGGAGCCCCCGGAGCCCCCGGTGCCCCTGGCGGGCCCGGCGGACCCGGTGGACCCGGTGGCGCGGCCCCAGGTGGCGCCCCGACCACGACGGTCACCTTCGCCGACGGCCGCACCGCGCCGTTCACCGTGGTGGGCACCGATCCCGCCAGCGATATCGCCGTCGTGCGCGTTCAGGGCATCTCCGGGCTGACCCCCATCACCCTGGGTTCGTCGGCCAACCTGCGGGTCGGCCAGGACGTGGTGGCGATCGGCTCGCCGCTGGGCCTGGAAGGCACCGTCACCACCGGCATCGTGAGCGCGCTGAACCGCCCGGTGGCCACCGGCGGTGACGTCAAGAACCAGAACACCGTGCTCGACGCCATCCAGACGGATGCGGCGATCAACCCCGGTAACTCCGGCGGAGCGCTGGTGAACATGGCCGGTGAGCTCGTCGGCGTGAACTCGGCGATCGCCACCATCGGCGGCGACTCGCCGGACGCCCAGAGTGGTTCGATCGGTCTGGGCTTCGCCATCCCGGTGGACCAGGCCAAGCGCATCGCCGACGAGCTGATCAGTACCGGCACCGCCTCGCACGCGTCCCTGGGCGTGCAGGTCAGCAACGACACCACCACCCACGGCGCCAAGATCGTCGACGTCACCAAGGGGGGTGCAGCCGATACCGCCGGCCTGCCCAGCGGGGTGGTCGTCACCAAGGTCGACGACCGGGTCATCGGCAGTGCCGATGCGCTGGTCGCCGCCGTCCGGTCGCGGGCTCCCGGTGACAAGGTCACGCTGACCTACATCGCGCCCGCCGGCGGGGACAAGACGGTGCAGGTCACGCTCGGCAAGGCCGCCCAGTGA
- a CDS encoding MogA/MoaB family molybdenum cofactor biosynthesis protein: MSVAGYTVRSMEQPGELVGRALVVVVDDRTAHGDEQDHSGPLVTELLAEAGFVVDGVVVVSADEIEIRNALNTAVIGGVDLVVSVGGTGVTPRDVTPEATRTILDRELLGIAEALRASGLSAGITDAGLSRGLVGISGSTLVVNIAGSRYAVRDGMATLNPLAAHVIGQLSSLEI; this comes from the coding sequence ATGTCGGTCGCCGGATATACGGTGAGATCCATGGAACAGCCAGGGGAGCTGGTGGGCCGTGCCCTCGTCGTCGTTGTCGACGACCGCACAGCGCACGGCGACGAGCAGGACCACAGTGGGCCGTTGGTCACCGAACTGCTCGCTGAGGCGGGCTTTGTGGTCGACGGAGTCGTCGTGGTCTCGGCCGACGAGATCGAGATCCGCAATGCGCTCAACACCGCCGTCATCGGGGGCGTTGACCTGGTGGTTTCGGTCGGTGGCACCGGGGTGACACCGCGCGACGTGACCCCGGAGGCCACCCGCACGATCCTCGACCGCGAACTGCTCGGCATCGCCGAGGCGCTGCGGGCCTCGGGCCTGTCGGCCGGCATCACCGACGCCGGGCTGTCCCGCGGGCTGGTGGGGATCTCGGGCAGCACGCTCGTGGTGAACATCGCCGGGTCGCGCTACGCCGTTCGCGACGGCATGGCGACGTTGAATCCGCTGGCCGCCCATGTCATCGGTCAGTTATCGAGTCTGGAGATCTGA